The following are encoded together in the Peromyscus leucopus breed LL Stock chromosome 1, UCI_PerLeu_2.1, whole genome shotgun sequence genome:
- the LOC114706634 gene encoding hemoglobin subunit beta-H0, whose translation MVHFTAEEKAAITSIWDKVDVEKIGGETLGRLLIVYPWTQRFFDKFGNLSSAPAIMGNPRIRAHGKKVLTSLGLAVKNMDNLKEVFAHLSELHCDKLHVDPENFKLLGNMLVIVLSSHFGKEFTAEVQAAWQKLVAGVANALSHKYH comes from the exons ATGGTTCACTTCACAGCTGAGGAGAAGGCAGCTATCACAAGCATATGGGATAAAGTGGACGTGGAAAAAATTGGAGGAGAAACCCTGGGAAG GCTCTTGATTGTCTACCCATGGACTCAGAGATTCTTTGACAAATTTGGAAACCTCTCTTCTGCCCCGGCCATCATGGGTAACCCTAGAATCAGAGCCCATGGCAAGAAAGTGCTGACATCCCTAGGCTTAGCGGTTAAGAACATGGACAACCTCAAGGAGGTTTTTGCTCATCTGAGTGAGCTGCACTGTGACAAACTTCATGTGGATCCTGAGAActtcaag CTCCTGGGTAACATGCTGGTGATTGTTCTTTCTTCTCACTTTGGCAAGGAATTCACCGCAGAGGTGCAGGCTGCCTGGCAGAAGTTGGTGGCTGGTGTGGCCAATGCTCTGTCCCACAAGTACCACTGA
- the LOC114706663 gene encoding hemoglobin subunit beta — protein sequence MVHLTDAEKALVTGLWGKVKPEEIGGEALGRLLAVYPWTQRFFDSFGDLSSASAIMGNAKVKAHGKKVIDSFGEGLKHLDNLKGTFASLSELHCDKLHVDPENFKLLGNMIVIVMAHHLGKDFTPAAQSAYQKVVAGVATALAHKYH from the exons ATGGTGCACCTGACTGATGCTGAGAAGGCTCTGGTCACCGGCCTGTGGGGAAAGGTGAAACCTGAGGAAATTGGTGGTGAGGCCCTGGGCAG GCTGCTGGCTGTCTACCCTTGGACCCAGAGGTTCTTTGACAGCTTTGGAGacctgtcctctgcctctgctatCATGGGTAATGCCAAGGTGAAGGCCCATGGCAAGAAGGTGATTGACTCCTTTGGTGAAGGCCTGAAACACCTGGACAACCTCAAGGGCACCTTTGCCAGCCTGAGTGAGCTCCACTGTGACAAACTGCATGTGGATCCTGAGAACTTCAAG CTCCTGGGCAATATGATCGTGATTGTGATGGCCCACCACCTGGGCAAGGACTTCACCCCCGCTGCACAGTCTGCCTATCAGAAGGTGGTGGCTGGTGTGGCCACTGCCCTGGCTCACAAGTACCACTAA
- the LOC114706635 gene encoding hemoglobin subunit beta-H1 → MVHFTAEEKAAITSIWDKVDVEKIGGETLGRLLIVYPWTQRFFDKFGNLSSAPAIMGNPRIRAHGKKVLTSLGLAVKNMDNLKEVFAHLSELHCDKLHVDPENFKLLGNMLVIVLSTHFVKEFTPEVQAAWQKLVMGVANALSHKYH, encoded by the exons ATGGTTCACTTCACAGCTGAGGAGAAGGCAGCTATCACAAGCATATGGGATAAAGTGGACGTGGAAAAAATTGGAGGAGAAACCCTGGGAAG GCTCTTGATTGTCTACCCATGGACTCAGAGATTCTTTGACAAATTTGGAAACCTCTCTTCTGCCCCGGCCATCATGGGTAACCCTAGAATCAGAGCCCATGGCAAGAAAGTGCTGACATCCCTAGGCTTAGCGGTTAAGAACATGGACAACCTCAAGGAGGTTTTTGCTCATCTGAGTGAGCTGCACTGTGACAAACTTCATGTGGATCCTGAGAActtcaag CTCCTGGGAAACATGCTGGTGATCGTCCTTTCCACTCATTTTGTCAAGGAATTCACTCCTGAGGTGCAAGCTGCCTGGCAGAAGCTGGTGATGGGTGTGGCCAATGCTCTGTCCCACAAGTACCATTAA
- the LOC114706632 gene encoding hemoglobin subunit epsilon-Y2 — translation MVNFTAEEKGLVNGLWSKVNVEDIGGEALGRLLVVYPWTQRFFDSFGNLSSASAIMGNPRVKAHGKKVLTSLGDAIKNLDNLKSALAKLSELHCDKLHVDPENFKLLGNVLVIVLAGHFGKEFTPEMQAAWQKVVAGVANALSHKYH, via the exons ATGGTGAACTTCACTGCTGAGGAAAAGGGTCTCGTCAATGGCCTGTGGAGTAAGGTGAATGTGGAAGATATTGGTGGTGAAGCCTTGGGAAG GCTTCTTGTTGTGTACCCATGGACCCAGAGATTCTTTGACAGCTTCGGAAActtgtcctctgcctctgccataaTGGGCAACCCAAGGGTCAAAGCCCATGGCAAGAAGGTACTGACTTCTCTTGGAGATGCCATTAAGAACCTAGACAACCTCAAGTCTGCCTTGGCTAAGCTCAGTGAGCTGCACTGTGACAAGCTACATGTGGATCCTGAGAACTTCAAG CTCTTGGGCAATGTGTTGGTGATTGTTTTGGCTGGTCACTTCGGCAAGGAATTCACGCCTGAGATGCAGGCTGCCTGGCAGAAGGTGGTGGCTGGGGTGGCCAACGCTCTGTCCCACAAGTACCACTGA